The DNA sequence CACCACCGCCATGCGCGGCATCACCCTCGGTCGCGCGGCGTTCCGAAGCCATCGGATCGTGCTCGAGGATCTCGCCCTTGAATACCCAGACCTTGACGCCGCAGATGCCATACGCCGTGTTCGCCTCGGCCGTGCCGTAGTCGACATCGGCGCGCAGCGTATGCAGCGGCACGCGACCTTCACGGTACCATTCCATGCGCGCGATCTCGGCGCCGCCAAGACGGCCGGCGCAGTTGATGCGGATGCCTTCGGCACCGAGGCGCATGGCCGACTGCACGGCACGCTTCATGGCGCGGCGGAACGCGATACGGCGCTCGAGCTGCTGGGCGATCGACTGGGCGACCAGGGTCGCGTCGATTTCCGGCTTGCGCACTTCAACGATGTTGAGGTGCGTCTCGGACTTCGTCATCTCCATCAGCTTCTTGCGAAGCTTCTCGATGTCGGCGCCCTTCTTGCCGATGATCAGACCCGGGCGCGCGGCATGGATGGTGACGCGGCACTTCTTGTGCGGACGCTCGATCACGACCTTCGAGATCGCGGCCTGCTTGAGTTCCTTCTCAAGATACTTGCGGATCTTGATGTCCTCATGCAGCAGCTTGCCGTACTCGCCGGTGTTCGCGAACCAGCGCGAATCCCAGGTGCGGTTGATGCCGAGGCGAAGACCGATCGGATTGACTTTCTGGCCCATTATGCGGCCTCCCCTTTTTCTTCGACTTCACGAACGACGATCGTGAGGTGCGAGAACGGCTTCTCGATACGGCTGGCGCGACCACGGCCACGAGCGTGGAACCGCT is a window from the Mesorhizobium australicum WSM2073 genome containing:
- the rpsC gene encoding 30S ribosomal protein S3, which codes for MGQKVNPIGLRLGINRTWDSRWFANTGEYGKLLHEDIKIRKYLEKELKQAAISKVVIERPHKKCRVTIHAARPGLIIGKKGADIEKLRKKLMEMTKSETHLNIVEVRKPEIDATLVAQSIAQQLERRIAFRRAMKRAVQSAMRLGAEGIRINCAGRLGGAEIARMEWYREGRVPLHTLRADVDYGTAEANTAYGICGVKVWVFKGEILEHDPMASERRATEGDAAHGGGGDRERGRRRENA